A single Chanos chanos chromosome 8, fChaCha1.1, whole genome shotgun sequence DNA region contains:
- the mbpb gene encoding myelin basic protein b, with product MASAGTSGQTAFGLGRKKKNPGVLDQIGKFFGGDKKRKGKGSFRGALSTSPQRPAHASARRRGDENAVVHFFRSIVSPAPPKSRGDQKSQGSAKGQKARAGDGQGTLTKIFKMGGSRTASPSKR from the exons ATGGCATCTGCAGGAACCTCTGGACAGACAGCCTTCGGCTTGGGCCGCAAGAAGAAAAACCCAGGCGTCTTGGATCAGATTGGGAAGTTCTTTGGAGGGGACAAGAAGAGGAAGGGCAAG GGCTCTTTCCGTGGTGCCTTGTCCACTTCCCCCCAGAGGCCTGCCCATGCATCCGCTCGTCGCCGTGGCGATGAGAACGCTGTGGTGCACTTCTTCAGATCGATT GTGTCTCCAGCTCCCCCCAAGTCAAGG GGGGATCAGAAGTCACAGGGGTCGGCCAAGGGCCAGAAAGCTCGCGCAGGAGATGGCCAGGGGACCCTGACTAAGATCtttaaaatg gGAGGAAGCCGAACTGCTTCACCATCCAAACGCTGA
- the LOC115819626 gene encoding myelin basic protein-like, whose amino-acid sequence MKRTCDDVDEDDDGEDDYGLQYLLFKAGKYTIVSMMRLKSMDNPCCFCAGLGEADVNQNNGCPSKTTALTDSTGAEGPHGAWNPSSTADPNATGPRPHLARLFSRDAPGREDNTFKDRPSESDELQTIHEQSGTGSECGLDCGEQDDN is encoded by the exons atgaagagaacgTGTGATGATGTTGACGAGGATGATGATGGGGAGGATGATTATGGGTTACAGTATCTGCTGTTTAAAGCTGGCAAATACACCATCGTTTCAATGATGAG GCTCAAGTCCATGGATAACCCCTGTTGTTTCTGCGCAGGCCTGGGCGAGGCAGATGTGAACCAGAACAATGGTTGCCCCAGCAAGACGACAGCACTGACTGACTCCACGGGTGCAGAGGGTCCCCACGGCGCCTGGAACCCCTCCAGCACAGCTGACCCCAACGCCACTGGGCCACGCCCCCACTTGGCCCGCCTCTTCTCCCGAGATGCCCCGGGACGCGAGGACAACACCTTCAAAGACCGCCCATCTGAGTCGGACGAGCTGCAGACCATCCACGAGCAGAGCGGAACGGGTTCGGAGTGTGGCTTGGATTGTGGCGAACAGGACGATAACTAG